A portion of the Psilocybe cubensis strain MGC-MH-2018 chromosome Unknown contig1, whole genome shotgun sequence genome contains these proteins:
- a CDS encoding G1/S-specific cyclin pas1, which translates to MPLLADQAVSTLSEIWHPQDIPSVFLPPAKVGGSSFPPTHSRPTSKQISSDLQSIASHTHPIHPHNSHPSISGHNPSPTLLLASGTKSDQILPLKSFVYKVLRHSRTSKNVLQIALCYLESIRPKVPQILQEENIGIRSYAQPKSSIQKATPEELAMDAELTALENSGKINIINNFIDNSMQTFRVADSGSQDLAESCIYPQDSLSSVDVQVSTAPLSTTLSLPSPLLCPRRAFLASLILASKFSQEKCYSNRAWARLSGLPPREIGRCERALAQALQWRLWVGKCAFGESAATAT; encoded by the exons ATGCCTCT gcttgccg atCAAGCTGTCAGCACCTTGTCCGAGATCTGGCACCCTCAGGATATTCCTTCCGTGTTCCTACCCCCCGCCAAAGTAGGGGGTAGCTCTTTTCCTCCTACTCATTCCCGTCCAACTTCCAAGCAGATCTCTTCCGATTTGCAATCCATAGCGTCTCATACACATCCAATACATCCACACAACAGTCATCCCTCCATATCCGGCCATAACCCTTCCCCGACCCTCTTGCTTGCCTCGGGCACCAAATCCGATCAGATATTACCCCTCAAGTCTTTTGTTTATAAAGTCCTTCGCCACTCAAGGACATCTAAAAACGTACTGCAGATAGCACTATGTTATCTAGAATccattcgtcccaaggtCCCACAGATTTTGCAAGAGGAAAACATCGGCATTCGCTCTTATGCTCAGCCCAAAAGCAGTATTCAGAAAGCTACCCCAGAAGAGCTGGCGATGGATGCTGAGCTTACTGCTCTTGAGAACTCCGGcaagatcaacatcatcaataatttcattgacaattCTATGCAAACATTCCGTGTTGCCGATTCTGGTTCACAAGATCTGGCTGAATCGTGCATCTATCCACAAGACTCTCTGTCCAGCGTAGATGTGCAGGTCTCAACGGCTCCTCTTTCCACCACcctttctttgccatctccCCTCCTGTGTCCCCGTAGAGCCTTTCTGGCATCCCTCATCctggcctccaaattttcaCAAGAAAAGTGTTATTCTAACCGTGCTTGGGCAAGGTTATCTGGTCTCCCACCTCGTGAAATTGGTCGCTGCGAACGTGCCCTCGCACAAGCCTTGCAATGGCGACTCTGGGTCGGCAAATGCGCCTTTGGTGAGAGTGCTGCAACTGCCACATAG